A segment of the Methanomicrobiales archaeon genome:
CGATGCAGAACCTCTCCCGCATCCAGGAGGGTCAGGGCGGGATTCGCTCGGAGTACCATATCCATTCGTTCGACGGGCAGGTGAAATGCGTGGAGAGCCTCAGCACGCGGATTCTGTTCCGAGGCCGGCACGCCGATCTGGTCTCCCTCCGTGACATCACCAAGCGAAAACGGGCCGAGAGAGATCTCCGCCAGAGTGAAGAGCGCTTCCGGGCTCTCTACGAAGACAACCCCTCGATGTACTTCATCGTGGATGCGGAGGGTGTCGTGGTCTCGGTGAACCGCTTTGGAGCCGAACAACTGGGGTACACGGTTGAAGAGCTGGAGGGGAGATCGGTCCTGGACGTCTTCCACCCGGACGACCGGGAGGCGGTGCGGCGGCAGCTGGCTGCCCGCCTGGAGAACTTCGGACAGGTGGCAAGCTGGGAGTTCCGCAAAGTGCGCAGGGACGGGACGGTTCTGTGGGTAAAAGAGACGGCGCGGGCTGTGCGCGGGCCGAACGGGAGCCATCTGGTGCTCGTCGTATGCGAGGATATCACCGATACGAAGCGGGCGGAAGACATGATACGGCGGTTGAACGAGGAGCTGGAGCAGCGCGTGGCTGCCCGCACGGCGGAACTCGCGGCAGCCAATCAGGATCTGGAGTCCTTCAGCTACTCGGTGTCCCACGACCTGCGGGCTCCTCTCCGCGCAATCGACGGCTACACCTCCATCCTTCTCCAGGAGCACCCGTCCCTGCCCTCCGCGAGGACGCGGGAGTACATGAGGAAGGTGCGGGAGAACGTGGAGCAGATGGCCCTCCTGATCAACGCCCTCCTCGACCTCTCCCGCATGGGGCGGCAGGAGCTGACGAGGCAGGTCTTCCCGCTCCGCGAGGTGGTGGACCAGGCGCTGGACAACCTCCGGGCGGAGCGGGAAGATCGCGAAGTGGAGATCGTGATCGGGGAACTGCCGCCGCTGTACGCCGATCCGGCAATGATCCGCCAGGTCTTCCAGAACCTTCTCTCCAATGCGCTCAAGTTCACGGCGAGTCGGCAGCCGGCGAGGATCGAGGTGGGATCATTCCGCGATGAGAGCGGGTGTGCTGTATACTTCGTGCGGGATAACGGCATCGGATTCGACATGGTGTACGCCGACAAGATCTTCGGTGTCTTCCAGCAGCTCCACAGCAGGAGAGAGTACGAGGGGTCCGGCGTGGGGCTCGCCATCGTGAAGCGGATCGTGGATCGGCATGGCGGGCGGATCTGGGCGGAGTCCCGCGAGGGGGAGGGGGCGACGTTCTACCTTCGGTTCCCCGATGCCGGCGGGAAGGATGCGGCGCCCTAGACGGGCGTGGGCGGGATGGCTGGGGGGTCTCTTCCGGTACGGTTAAATTCCGACCCGCTGAGGATACTCCCATGGCAGCTGAGAGAGACGGGAAGGCGCCCCGCCGCTCGAGCGTTGAGATCGGGACCCGCGAGTGCGCGCTCTACACCCTCGTGAATGTCGATGCGGCTCGGGAGAACCTCCGGGAGGTCCGCAGGCATGTCCGCGGCGATCACAAGCGCCGCATCGACAGCACAATCGCGGTTCTCAACGTGATTGCGTTTGAGACACAGCAGATGTTTGCCATCGCGGACGAAGAGGCGGAGGCATTCGTCCGGAGGCACCGTGCGGCCTATCCGCGGTAAGGGATGCGGCAACAGCCCCTTCTGCACGGGGTACCGGGCGTTTGTGTGCAGTGTTGCCTTGCATATTTTTATTATCCCTCAATAGAACCGCGATCTACAGAGATATCGGGTGGCGCAGGGGAGAGCGCGAAGCGGCCGCTGTACGCGGGACGATCAGCAGATTCTGCTGCCCCGCCCGGTTCCAACGCTACGGAGGTCTGTCTCCCGGTGTCCATTCCGCAGGGGCACCGCCTGGATTCGACAGACAGGAAGTCGAGATGGATGCACGGCAGCCCGAAAGAGGACCGGAACGGTCCTGCGGCGGCGGAGTCGCAGCCGCCCGGGATCGAATCCCCGCCACGTCCGCCGTCGAGCGGCGACGAGGTGCGGGAGATCGAAGAGCGGCTGCGCACGCTGATCAATACGATGGCAGAGTTCATCGTCTTCAAGGACGGAGAGGGGCGCTGGCTGGAGGCCAACGACTCCTGTCTGCGCCTCTTCCAGCTGGAAGGCAAAGACTACCGGGGGCGGAGCGATCGCGAGCTGGCGGACCTCGTCCCGTTCCACCGCGATACGTTCGCCGTCTCCTCGCAGACGGACGAGGCCGCCTGGAAGGCGGGATCTCTCTTCCGCACCAGCGAGAGGATCCCCCTGCCCGACGGATCGGTGCGGATGTTCCAGGTGGTGAAGGTGCCCGTCTTCCACCCGGACGGACGGCGGAAGAGCATGGTCGTTGTCGGGCGGGACGTGACCGAGCGCAAAGGGGTCAAAGAGGCGCTCCAGCGGGCGCGGGAGGAGCTGAAGGGGCGCGTGGAGGAGTGCACCGCCGAACTGGCTCGGGCGAATGCGGTCCTCCGCCAGGAGTTCCGGGAGCGCAGAAGACAGGAAACGGGATCCGCGCACTGAACGGAGCGCGGAGTTCTTACCACCCGGATCCCGCCGGGGCGCACGATGCCTGAGCGGTGCGAAGACAGACGGGCAGCGTGCGGCAGGGGCCGCATCCCCCTCCCGATCGGCATTCCCGCTCTCCCGGGGCGCTACCTCTTCTGCACCCAGTCCGGATGCTCCTGCAGGAACTCCGCCTCCTTCTTCCGGATCTCGTCGATGCCTGCCGATGTCGGCATGCTGAACACGCGGTGCGGGATCCATGCCCCGACCTTGAAGTGGCCGGGCAGATCGTTCTTCTTTGCAGCCCCGT
Coding sequences within it:
- a CDS encoding PAS domain-containing protein; protein product: MSIPQGHRLDSTDRKSRWMHGSPKEDRNGPAAAESQPPGIESPPRPPSSGDEVREIEERLRTLINTMAEFIVFKDGEGRWLEANDSCLRLFQLEGKDYRGRSDRELADLVPFHRDTFAVSSQTDEAAWKAGSLFRTSERIPLPDGSVRMFQVVKVPVFHPDGRRKSMVVVGRDVTERKGVKEALQRAREELKGRVEECTAELARANAVLRQEFRERRRQETGSAH
- a CDS encoding PAS domain S-box protein; protein product: MILIVVAGGICINYINMSRDYHEDAERLQNITEKHINTSFRQIDTALKIYDSAYNDQMEEAFVVVMEEYDRSGGDPSRVDLQALKQKIGGMEIYFINSSGVIVYSTEQKDLGLDFSVIYPDFYEYLKGIWYRPGFYPDRVVMEWYNGTLTKYAYMPTADHRYIIELGLTSERFGGERMELRYSDIIDEVRSFNSYLQDVCLWQKQKREVYNASHWAEGEESEILDRVLWEERRNLTFTDPDAGTTTRWLLVDMKDPDYGADKSIVAELTYNDAMIWQGLNRLIAIHLLVGLVAVLIGGVFAHTLSRRLTRPIGEIVQDVNLIARGDLDHRINPTRGQEFEELEGSIDAMVGTLKGTIRQLQESEENLRASEELFRSLWDSVLDATLILDWDGRVLFANRAAAGLIGLHSAGAAVGHSIFEVLDPESQKLAMQNLSRIQEGQGGIRSEYHIHSFDGQVKCVESLSTRILFRGRHADLVSLRDITKRKRAERDLRQSEERFRALYEDNPSMYFIVDAEGVVVSVNRFGAEQLGYTVEELEGRSVLDVFHPDDREAVRRQLAARLENFGQVASWEFRKVRRDGTVLWVKETARAVRGPNGSHLVLVVCEDITDTKRAEDMIRRLNEELEQRVAARTAELAAANQDLESFSYSVSHDLRAPLRAIDGYTSILLQEHPSLPSARTREYMRKVRENVEQMALLINALLDLSRMGRQELTRQVFPLREVVDQALDNLRAEREDREVEIVIGELPPLYADPAMIRQVFQNLLSNALKFTASRQPARIEVGSFRDESGCAVYFVRDNGIGFDMVYADKIFGVFQQLHSRREYEGSGVGLAIVKRIVDRHGGRIWAESREGEGATFYLRFPDAGGKDAAP